TCAAAAACCCGGCACGGCGGCGGACGCGGCTGAAAATGAAAGAGCTTTGCCTCCCCCACCCTTCTCCGCTATGATAGTTCTCTATGCCCTACGAGAGCCTTCGCGCCTTCGTCGAATTCCTTGAATCCAAAGGCGAGCTCGTCCGCGTCCGCGAGCGCGTCAGCCCCGTCCTCGAAATCACCGAGATCGCCGACCGCGTGATGAAGCGCGAAGGCCCGGCGCTCCTCTTCGAGAACGTCGAAGGCTCCTCCTTCCCGCTCCTCATCAACACGTTCGGCTCGAGGAAACGCATGTCGTGGGCGCTCGGAGTGGAGGACATCGAGGAGGCGGCGAAACGCATCGAGGGCCTGATGAAACTCCAGCCGCCCGAAGGATTCTTGGAAAAATTAAAAATGCTTCCCCTCCTCTCGGAGCTCGGCTCGTACCCGCCGAAGCTCGTCAAGCGCGGCGCCTCGCAGGACGTGGTCCACGACGAGCCGGACCTCTTCGTGATGCCAGTCCCCCAGTGCTGGCCGCTCGACGGCGGGCGCTACCTCGCGATGACCGAAGTCTTCTCCAAGGACCCGGACACTGGCATGCGGAACGTCGGGATGTACCGCGTGCAGGTGCTCGACAAGAAGACGTGCGCTATGCACTGGCAGCTCCACAAGGGCGGCGCGCGGCACTGGCGGCGGGCGAAGGAGCGCGGCGAGCGCATCGAGGCGGCCGTCGCCATGGGCGGCGACCCGGCGGAGATGTTTTCGGCGTCGGCGCCGCTCCCGGACCCGTTCGACGAGATGATCTTCGCCGGCTTCCTCAGAAAACGCGCCGTCGAGATGGTCAAGTGCAAAACCATAGACGTCGAGGTGCCCGCCGACTCGGACTTCGTCGTCGAGGGCGTCATCGACCCGAACGAGCCGCTCGTGAAGGAAGGCCCCTTCGGCGACCACCGGGGCTTCTACTCGCTCGAGGACGACTACCCGGCCTTCCACGTCACCTGCATCACGCACCGCCGCGACCCCATCTACCCATCGACCATCGTGGGCGCGCCGCCGATGGAGGACAAGTGGATGGGCTACGCCTCGGTGCGGCTTCTACTTCCGGCCATCCGCATGCTCCTGCCCGAGATCGTGGACATGGCTCTTCCCTGCGAGGGCGCCTTCCACAACCTGGCCGTCGTCAGCATCAGGAAGCAGTACCCGGGGCACGCGAAGAAGGTGATGCACGCGCTCTGGGGCCTGGGGCAGATGATGTTCCAAAAGATCGTCGTCGTCGTGGACGAGGACGTGAACGTCGAGGACTGGACGGAGGTGACGTGGCGCGCGACGAGCTCCTTCGACCCCAAGCGCGACCTGGTGCTCGTCGAGGGCCCCGTGGACGTCCTCGACCATGCGTCCGTTCTGCCCAACTACGGCGGCAAGATGGGCCTCGACTGCACGACGAAGCTTTCTTCAGAGGGCTTCGACCGCCCCTGGCCGCCGCTCATCAAGATGAGCGACGAGGTCAAGAAGAAGGTGGACGCGATGTGGGAGAAGCTGGGGATTAAGCTCGACTAATCGGCCTCTTCCCGCGTGAGCGTCAGGAACGCGCTTTCGAGTGCGGGCGAGGGCGCTTTAGCGAGGGCCTTCACCTCGGCGACGGTGCCTTCGGCGATGAGTTTTCCGTGATGGATGATGCCGATGCGGGAGCAGAGCGCCTCGACGACCTCGAGGGAATGCGTGCTCATGAAGACCGTGCCGCCCCGCTCGCAGTGCTCGCCCATGAGTCGCTTCACGATGGTGATGCCCTCCGGGTCGAGCCCCACGAGCGGCTCGTCCACCACGAGCGCCCTCGGCCGGTGAAGAAGCGCCGCGGCGAAGACCAGCTTCTGCCGCATCCCGTGTGAATAGGCTTCAATGAGCTCGTGCCGCCAGTCCCTGAGGCGGAATAATTTCAGAAAATGCTCGATGCGCTCCCTGCGCTCGGCGCCGTCCACGCCGTAGAGGTCGGCGGCGAAGTTCAGAAATTCCTCGCCGCGAAGGCGCGTGTAAAGAAACGGCCGGTCGGGAACGAGCCCGATGAGGCGCTTGGCCTCGATGGTCTCGCGCGCCATGTCGTGGCCGCACACGAGAACCCGCCCCGCCGTGGGCCGCGCCAGGCCCGCGAGCATGCGCACCGTCGTCGTCTTGCCCGCCCCGTTGGGGCCCAGGAAGCCGAAAAACTCTCCTTCCTTGATGTGAAGCGAAAGATTGGAGACGGCCTCGAGGTTGCCGTAGCGCTTGCTGACGTTATCTAGAACGAGCATCTCAGAAAATCTCCGCCGCCCCCGCCTGGAGAAACATTGCTTCTTGAAGGTACATGGCTCCGTTAGAGAATCTCATGTTCGGGGGCTCCGTTGCACCATGTAATGACCCGACGAAAAATCCGCGGCGGAATCTATCTCCGTTCGAACGTCCCCGAGGCGAAAGACTCGATAGTTTTCCGATCTCAAGACGGGCCAAACCTCTTGTCCCGCAGCCGGGCCATGGATCTCGATGACCATCGTGGGCGAGGACTTTTTCAGCAGACGCTTCATTCCTTTAAGCGCCTTGCCTTCCCCTCCCTCGATATCCATCTTGAGGAAGTCCGGAGCGGGATGCCCCTGCTCGTAGACGAACCGGTCCAGCGTGATGGTTGACACCGTCACCGCATCGAGGAAACGCTCGTCCTTGTCGCCCAGCCGCCCCATGGCCGTGCTCGCATGGCGCGCGAAGGCCGCATCGCCCTCGGAGTCGGACACGGCGCAAGGCACGGCCGTCACGTGGCTCATCGAGGGATTGGCCTGCAGTTGCTTGCACAGGCGGTCGTAATTTTCCGCAAGGGGCTCAAAGGAAAACACCTTGCCCCCGGGTCCAGTCAATCTTCCGAGCAGAAGGGAGAAAAAGCCCACGTGGGCGCCGACATCGTAAGCCACCATTCCCGATCTCACATATTCGCAAAGGACGTTTTGCATCGGGGCCTCATACGTTCCCAGCCAATAGTGTTTCTCGCGGCGAAGATCCACCCAAAGTGTGCACCCCTTCAGAGTTCCTCCCTGGACGGTCACGAGCACTTCCCCGGCGGGTGCGAAGCGCGTGAGCAAGACACGCAAAGCACCCGCCAGCCACGGGACGCGATAAACGCCGAGCCGCCACGCCTCGGGAAGGCAGCGACTCAACCAGCCGACGGCACGGTGAAGTACGGGAACCCTGGGCGGCATCGCGTCATCATAACGCCGCGGTCGAACGGGGGTCAACCGCCGGCGCGGCGCTAGGCAAACATGACCTGCGCCTTCAGAGCCTTGATCTGGTCGCGGATGGCGGCGGCCTTTTCGAACTCCAGGCGCTCCGCGCAGGCGCGCATCTCGCGCTCCAGGCGGCCGAGCTCTTTCTCGGCGCCCTGCGTGTCCCCGTAGGCGGCCGCCCCCTCTTCAGGGCTCGGGGCAGGCTTTTCCCGAACGGACGCGGCGGCGCGCCCCCTCCGTTTCCGCGCCGGGCGTTCCAGGGGCGGCGGGAGCTTGTAATAATCCGTGGCGGCGGCGCTCCCCAGCACCTCCGAGACGGGCTTCTCGATCGAGCGCGGCGTGATGCCGTGCTCCCGGTTGTACGCCAGCTGCTTGCGGCGGCGGCGCGTGGTTTCCTCCATCGCGTCCCGCATGGAGCGCGTCACGGTCGAGGCGTACAGAAGAACCTTGCCGCGCACGTTGCGCGCCGCGCGCCCCGCCGTCTGGATGAGCGCCGTCGTGGAGCGGAGAAAACCCTCCTTGTCGGCGTCGAAGACGGCCACGAGGGAAACCTCGGGCAGATCCAGTCCCTCGCGAAGAAGATTCACGCCGACGAGCACGTCAAAGTCCCCCTTTCGCAGGCCCCGCAGAATCTCCACCCTCTCCAGCGTGTCCACTTCCGAATGCAGGTATTTCACCCTGACCCCCACGTTCTCGTAGTAGCGCTTGAGCTCCTCGGCCATCCTCTTCGTGAGCGTGGTGACGAGAACGCGCTCTTTCCGTCTCACGCGCTCGCGCACCTCGTGGAGAAGGTCGTCCACCTGGCGCTCGACGGGGCGCACCTCGATCTCGGGATCCATCAGGCCCGTCGGGCGTATGACCTGCTCGGCAAATTCACCCTTCGTCAGCTTCAATTCGTATGGCCCGGGCGTGGCGGAGACGAAGACGGTCTGGCCGCGCTTGCGCTCGAACTCCTTGAAGCGAAGGGGGCGGTTGTCAAGCGCCGAAGGCAGGCGGAACCCGTGCTCGACCAGGACGCTTTTGCGGGAGCGGTCGCCCTCGAACATGCCCCGCAGCTGGGGCAGGCTCTGGTGGCTCTCGTCCACGATGAGAAGAAAGTCTTCGGGGAGATAATCGAGAAGCGTATACGGCGGCTCTCCGGGCGCACGTCCGTCGAAATGCCTCGAATAGTTCTCGATGCCGTGGCAGTATTGGAGCTCCTGCAGCATTTCGAGGTCGTAGAGGGTGCGCCGTTCGAGGCGCTCCGCTTCGAGCGCTTTCTCCTGACGGCGCAGCTCCTCGAGGCGCAGGCCGAGCTCGAGGCGGATGGAAGCCAGGGCGTCGTCCAGCCCATGGGGCCCCGTGACGTAATGCGTTTTCGGATAAATGGAAATTCTTTCCACGTTTTCCATGCGCCGACCGCTCAGGGGATCCACGCGGGCAATGGCGTCCAGCTCGCTCCCGAAAAACTCAAGCCGATACGCCGCGTCTCCGTAGGAGGGAAGCACCTCCACCGTATCCCCGCGCGCCCGGAAGGAGCCGCGCTCGAGGAAGGCGTCCTGGCGGCTGTACTGGAGCGAGACGAGAAGATTCAAAAACTCCTCGCGCCCCATCTTCTGTCCGACCTGCACGAGGTGGCGCTGGGCGTAGTAAGACTCCGGAGAGCCCAGTCCGTAGATGCAGGAAACGCTCGCGACGATGAGCACGTCGCGGCGCTCGTACACCGAGCGGGTAGCCGAGTGGCGAAGGCGGTCGATGTCCTCGTTGATGCGCGCGTCTTTCTCGATGTAGGTGTCCGTCACGGGAAGATAGGCCTCAGGCTGGTAGTAGTCGTAGTAGGAGACGAAATACTCGACGGCGTTTTCGGGAAAGAATTCCTTGAATTCCTGAAAGAGCTGCGCCGCGAGCGTCTTGTTGTGGGCGATCACGAGGGTGGAGCGGTTCACCGCCTCCACAATCTTGGCTATGGTGTAGGTTTTTCCGGAGCCGGTGACGCCGAGGAGAACCTGGTCGCGCCGCCCTTCACGGATGCCTTCCGCAAGGTCCTGAATGGCCTGCGGCTGGTCCCCGCAGGGACCATAGGGCGCATGGAGGCGGAAGTTCATGATAGAAGGCGAGAAAGGAACGGCTCCGCCGTTACTTGCCTGCGCAAATCCCCATCCCGCCATGGCGGGGTCAAGGATCCTCGCTCTGCGGGACAAGTCAGCAGAACAGCATTCCTCGTCAAAAGATGCCGCGCCCGATTAAAGCGCCAGAATGTAGTAGTCGTTCGTACGGCGCAGCTTCTGGCAAAGGTCCAGGAGGAACGCGCCGTAGAGCTTTTTCTCCAATTTGGCGTCCTGCTTGAGAAGTTCCTCAAAATCCTTTTTGCTGATCTTAAGAAGACCACCGTCCTCGGTGGCCGTGACGGTGGCGGAGCGGGGCTTGTGGTCGATAAGAGAAACCTCTCCGAAGTGATCGCCGCGGCCGAGGGTGCCCAAAAGCTTCCGGTCGCCGTTGATCTCCTTCGTCACCGCAAAGGTTCCCGACTTGATGATGTAGAGCGCGCCGGCCTGCGTGTCCTCCACCACGACCTCATCCCCGCGCTTGACTTTCTGGTACGTCACGACGCGCGAGATCTGCACCATTTCCAGTGCGGAAAAATCCTTAAAGAGATTCATCTGCTTCAGCAGTCGGGTATCTTCAACCATGGCGAACCCATGATAATCCTTTGCATCGAAAAAGTAAATGCGAGCGGTCCCGTCTCCCCCGAAAAGCGGCTCCGCGCACCGGGTCGGAGTTGCTTTTTTCGCCCTTTATGACTACCATAAAAAAATAACATAAAGCAAGGAAAGTGGCGTGTTACAGGAAGAGCCGATAAAAGTTTCTCGCTGGAGCAAACTCGTCTATTCGCTGCTCGGCATGATGGTGCTGGTGGCCATGGTGCCGCTGGCGTACGCGACATGGCGACTGGTCACGATCAATAAAGATTCCCTGCAACTCAACTTGAAGGAGTACCAGATGCTTGCGGCGTCCTCCCTGTCAAGCGAGATCGAGCTTTTTTTCGACCGCATAGAGGCCCAGGTGGAGCAAATCAACACGGCCTTTGAGTGGGGCGGCGAGGTGGTCGGCGCACGCAGCATGTTCGACAAAGCGGCCCAGACCAAGTTCCTCCAGAGGTATCTGGGACGCGATATGCTTTACATTCGTCTCTCCAATCTTGAGGAAAGGTCCTGGGACGCCACGCTCTTTGAAACGCTCAGCCCGCCTCTTGAGAAGGAGATCCTTCAAGCCAGCCGGGAGGCGCAACAGGACCGCACCTTCGTGAGTAAGCCGTTTTTCCTGGAACAAGACCTGACGCCCATTCTCATTATGGGCTTCCCGCTTCATATCCGTGAGCGAAAGGTCGGAGCGCTCGCCACCGTGGTAAGCCTCGAAAGCATCGTCCAAGCCGCCAAACAGCGCGCGCTGACGTCGGGCTTCACCCTCCACATCGTGGATCACGAGGGGCGCGCCCTCGTGACCACCGCGCTGCGGAGCGGCGCGTCCGAGTTGCCGCCCGGCCATCCCCTGCTGGAGTCGTTCCTTGAAGCCATGCGGCGCTCCCCCAATACACGCGCATCGACCACGATCCCCTTTGAGCGCGCGGTTCGCCGCGAGGGTCCGGATCAACCCGACATCTCCAAGGAGCCGATGGTCGGCACGTTCACCACGATTCCGGCGCTGGGCTGGGGCATTCTGGTCGAAATCGAGCAGGCAAGAGCCTACGCCGCCATTCGCGACATGCGCCGAGCCGCCCTCCACATCAGCCTCGCCGTGCTCGGGATTGCCGTCGTGGCCTCGGCGCTTTTGGCGCGCTATCTGACGAACCCGCTTCGAAGCCTCACGGAAAGCGCGCGGCGGATTGCGTCGGGGGATTTCTCCACGCGCGTCTCCGTGCGCGCCCGAAACGAAATCGGCGTCCTGGCCGACACCTTCAATAAAATGGCGTCGGACATGGAGGCTTCCATCGAGCGCTTAACACGCATGTCCGAAGAAAACCAAAAGATGTTCATGGGAACCATCCGCGTGCTCACGGCGGCCATCGACGCAAAGGACCCCTATACGAGCGGCCACTCCGAGCGCGTCACCCGCTACTCCATGGCCATCGCTAAGCACCTGGGCTTCGATGCCGAGCAACTGAAGCGCGTGCGCATCGGGGCCCTTCTTCATGACGTGGGAAAAATCGGCATCGAGGACGCCATTCTGGGAAAGACTTCCCAGCTCGACGACGAAGAGTTCGAAATCATGAAGCAGCACCCGGAAAAAGGGGCGCGCATCATGGCGCAAATCGAGCCCCTCCGGGACGTTGTGGGCGCCATCCGCTACCACCATGAGCGCTACAGCGGAGGCGGCTATCCCACTGGGGTAAGCGGCGATAACATTCCCCTCATCGCCCGCATCATCGCCGTGGCCGACACGTTCGACGCCATGACGACGGAGCGCCCCTACCAGAAAGCGTTTACGCTCGATTACGCGACGGCCAAAATTTACGAGCTGCGCGGCTCGAAGTATGATCCCAAAGTGGTGGAGGCCCTGGTGAAAGCCTATCGCGCGGGTGACATCAAGGAGGGAATGCGCGATTCCGTTTTCGAGCAGAGCGAGGGTGAAGGCGGGTCCGGCGCCGCCAAGCCCGCCTCCACGCCAAGCGCCGCCGCGCCTACCAACAAGTAGAAAGCACTGAAAAAAACAATGCCGACACCAATCCGCGTCGTCGTGGGATCGGTAACGTTGGACGCCGAGCTTTCCGACACCCCATGCGCCAGGGCCGTCGCCGAGGCGCTTCCCATCGAAGCCTCAATCAGCACGTGGGGCGATGAATTCTATTTTAGCGTCCCCGTCCGCCAGTCCGCCGACGACACGGCGACGCTCGAGGTCAAGGTCGGCGACATCGGTTACTGGCCGCCGGGCGAGGCGCTGGCCATTTTCTTCGGTCCCACGCCCGCGAGCACGGGCGACGATCCCGTTCCGGCGAGCGAGGTGAACGTGGTGGGCCGCGTTCTCGGCGACGCGCGCTCGCTCAAAAACATCGCCCGCGAGCGCCTCATCCGCATCGAGCGGTCTTAGCATTAAAAGAAAAACGCCCTGCCCCCTCCTTCCGGCGGGCGCTCCCTCTTACTTCCCGATGCAGAAGTTTCCGAACACGTAGTCGAGCACGTCCTCGGTCGTGATGACGCCCGTGAGCTCTCCCAGCGACTGGATGGCGAGGCGCACGTCGGAGGCGACGAGCTCTTCGGACATGCGGGCTTTGAGCGAGGCGCCCGCCCGCTCGACGGCCTCCCGGGCCCGCCCCACAAGATCGCGGTGGCGGGCGTTGGTCAGCAGGAGCTCGTCGCCGCGCGGCGGCTCTCCCACAAGTTTCTCCTCGAGCAGCCGTTCGAGGGCATCGAGGCCCTCGCCGGTTTTCGCGGATATCCGCGGCGCGTCCGCGAGCCGGAACTCCTCGAACGCGGCGCCTTTTTTCGACTTGGACGGGGAGGCGGGCTTCAAGTCGCACTTGTTCCAGACGGTTACATGGGAGCGGTTTCGGGTCTCTTCCAAAACAGCCGTGTCCCGCGCCGTGAGCCCGCGCGAGGAATCGAGGAGGACCAGGAGCAGGTCGGTCTCCCGAACGGCCTGCTCGCTCCGGCGGACGCCCTCCCGCTCCACGCGGCCGCGCGCCTTTCGCATGCCGGCCGTGTCGAAAAACGTCACGGCGAGTCCGCCCACGTCCACCGTCTCGCTCACCGCGTCGCGCGTCGTTCCCGGCACGTCCGTGACGATGGCGCGGTCGCGCCCCACGAGGCGGTTGAAAAGCGTGGACTTTCCGACGTTCGGAGCGCCCACCAGCGCGACGCAGGCCCCCTCGCGCAGAAGGCGGCCCCGCTCGTAGCTCGCGTGAAGGCGCGCGAGGCGCCCGGCGAGCTCTTCCATCTCCTCCTCCACCGAGCCGAAGTCCACGTCCTCCTCCACGAAGTCCACGGCGGCGCTCAGGCGCCCGAAAACGCTGACAAGAAGGTTCCGCACCGCGCCGATCTCTCCGGAAAGTTTTCCCTCCATCTGCGCGCGCGCCGCCTGCGCGGCAAACTCGGTGCGGGCGCGGATCAAATCGTTCAGAGCCTCCGCCTGCGCGAGGTCCAGCTTGCCGTGGAGGAACGCGCGAAAAGAGAATTCCCCCGGCTCGGCGGGGCGGCCGCCGGCCTCGTAGAGGGCCTCGAGAATCCGCTCCGCAACGTAAGGGCTTCCGTGGCA
The DNA window shown above is from Acidobacteriota bacterium and carries:
- a CDS encoding menaquinone biosynthesis decarboxylase, with amino-acid sequence MPYESLRAFVEFLESKGELVRVRERVSPVLEITEIADRVMKREGPALLFENVEGSSFPLLINTFGSRKRMSWALGVEDIEEAAKRIEGLMKLQPPEGFLEKLKMLPLLSELGSYPPKLVKRGASQDVVHDEPDLFVMPVPQCWPLDGGRYLAMTEVFSKDPDTGMRNVGMYRVQVLDKKTCAMHWQLHKGGARHWRRAKERGERIEAAVAMGGDPAEMFSASAPLPDPFDEMIFAGFLRKRAVEMVKCKTIDVEVPADSDFVVEGVIDPNEPLVKEGPFGDHRGFYSLEDDYPAFHVTCITHRRDPIYPSTIVGAPPMEDKWMGYASVRLLLPAIRMLLPEIVDMALPCEGAFHNLAVVSIRKQYPGHAKKVMHALWGLGQMMFQKIVVVVDEDVNVEDWTEVTWRATSSFDPKRDLVLVEGPVDVLDHASVLPNYGGKMGLDCTTKLSSEGFDRPWPPLIKMSDEVKKKVDAMWEKLGIKLD
- a CDS encoding ABC transporter ATP-binding protein; this encodes MLVLDNVSKRYGNLEAVSNLSLHIKEGEFFGFLGPNGAGKTTTVRMLAGLARPTAGRVLVCGHDMARETIEAKRLIGLVPDRPFLYTRLRGEEFLNFAADLYGVDGAERRERIEHFLKLFRLRDWRHELIEAYSHGMRQKLVFAAALLHRPRALVVDEPLVGLDPEGITIVKRLMGEHCERGGTVFMSTHSLEVVEALCSRIGIIHHGKLIAEGTVAEVKALAKAPSPALESAFLTLTREEAD
- a CDS encoding FkbM family methyltransferase; this encodes MVAYDVGAHVGFFSLLLGRLTGPGGKVFSFEPLAENYDRLCKQLQANPSMSHVTAVPCAVSDSEGDAAFARHASTAMGRLGDKDERFLDAVTVSTITLDRFVYEQGHPAPDFLKMDIEGGEGKALKGMKRLLKKSSPTMVIEIHGPAAGQEVWPVLRSENYRVFRLGDVRTEIDSAADFSSGHYMVQRSPRT
- the uvrB gene encoding excinuclease ABC subunit UvrB, with the translated sequence MMNFRLHAPYGPCGDQPQAIQDLAEGIREGRRDQVLLGVTGSGKTYTIAKIVEAVNRSTLVIAHNKTLAAQLFQEFKEFFPENAVEYFVSYYDYYQPEAYLPVTDTYIEKDARINEDIDRLRHSATRSVYERRDVLIVASVSCIYGLGSPESYYAQRHLVQVGQKMGREEFLNLLVSLQYSRQDAFLERGSFRARGDTVEVLPSYGDAAYRLEFFGSELDAIARVDPLSGRRMENVERISIYPKTHYVTGPHGLDDALASIRLELGLRLEELRRQEKALEAERLERRTLYDLEMLQELQYCHGIENYSRHFDGRAPGEPPYTLLDYLPEDFLLIVDESHQSLPQLRGMFEGDRSRKSVLVEHGFRLPSALDNRPLRFKEFERKRGQTVFVSATPGPYELKLTKGEFAEQVIRPTGLMDPEIEVRPVERQVDDLLHEVRERVRRKERVLVTTLTKRMAEELKRYYENVGVRVKYLHSEVDTLERVEILRGLRKGDFDVLVGVNLLREGLDLPEVSLVAVFDADKEGFLRSTTALIQTAGRAARNVRGKVLLYASTVTRSMRDAMEETTRRRRKQLAYNREHGITPRSIEKPVSEVLGSAAATDYYKLPPPLERPARKRRGRAAASVREKPAPSPEEGAAAYGDTQGAEKELGRLEREMRACAERLEFEKAAAIRDQIKALKAQVMFA
- a CDS encoding cyclic nucleotide-binding domain-containing protein, coding for MVEDTRLLKQMNLFKDFSALEMVQISRVVTYQKVKRGDEVVVEDTQAGALYIIKSGTFAVTKEINGDRKLLGTLGRGDHFGEVSLIDHKPRSATVTATEDGGLLKISKKDFEELLKQDAKLEKKLYGAFLLDLCQKLRRTNDYYILAL
- a CDS encoding HD domain-containing protein, encoding MLQEEPIKVSRWSKLVYSLLGMMVLVAMVPLAYATWRLVTINKDSLQLNLKEYQMLAASSLSSEIELFFDRIEAQVEQINTAFEWGGEVVGARSMFDKAAQTKFLQRYLGRDMLYIRLSNLEERSWDATLFETLSPPLEKEILQASREAQQDRTFVSKPFFLEQDLTPILIMGFPLHIRERKVGALATVVSLESIVQAAKQRALTSGFTLHIVDHEGRALVTTALRSGASELPPGHPLLESFLEAMRRSPNTRASTTIPFERAVRREGPDQPDISKEPMVGTFTTIPALGWGILVEIEQARAYAAIRDMRRAALHISLAVLGIAVVASALLARYLTNPLRSLTESARRIASGDFSTRVSVRARNEIGVLADTFNKMASDMEASIERLTRMSEENQKMFMGTIRVLTAAIDAKDPYTSGHSERVTRYSMAIAKHLGFDAEQLKRVRIGALLHDVGKIGIEDAILGKTSQLDDEEFEIMKQHPEKGARIMAQIEPLRDVVGAIRYHHERYSGGGYPTGVSGDNIPLIARIIAVADTFDAMTTERPYQKAFTLDYATAKIYELRGSKYDPKVVEALVKAYRAGDIKEGMRDSVFEQSEGEGGSGAAKPASTPSAAAPTNK
- the mnmE gene encoding tRNA uridine-5-carboxymethylaminomethyl(34) synthesis GTPase MnmE, whose amino-acid sequence is MQTGDTIAALSTPRGVGALAVLRVSGAEARSLVERLMAPGGTADFPVQRPFLAELRWKGKSLDRALVTYFRAPRSFTGEDVVEISCHGSPYVAERILEALYEAGGRPAEPGEFSFRAFLHGKLDLAQAEALNDLIRARTEFAAQAARAQMEGKLSGEIGAVRNLLVSVFGRLSAAVDFVEEDVDFGSVEEEMEELAGRLARLHASYERGRLLREGACVALVGAPNVGKSTLFNRLVGRDRAIVTDVPGTTRDAVSETVDVGGLAVTFFDTAGMRKARGRVEREGVRRSEQAVRETDLLLVLLDSSRGLTARDTAVLEETRNRSHVTVWNKCDLKPASPSKSKKGAAFEEFRLADAPRISAKTGEGLDALERLLEEKLVGEPPRGDELLLTNARHRDLVGRAREAVERAGASLKARMSEELVASDVRLAIQSLGELTGVITTEDVLDYVFGNFCIGK